The proteins below come from a single Fastidiosipila sp. genomic window:
- a CDS encoding InlB B-repeat-containing protein, whose product MAATGGDHGAGIGGAYVGVSSGTPVGPILISGGGVTASGKGGGAGIGGGRNGSGDQITISGGTVTATGSQDAAGIGGGYSGDSGQIRITGGTVLSSGGSGGAGIGCGRDRSNCCVIITGGSIKAQGSGGGQDIGTGNNYAGNKSNPTNGPDKGNQPVYLTRVTLLGLTAQTGVPALQQDAGYPYGCSGMKTDSSGLLCLYLPSGTETTAAATSDGTYTGSITTTGDHQTAGTLEKLGYIQLASPKGLAWGQDVPWLAVWNPVAGASGYKIWLYHEGVQQGEVIRVSEASCDLDQALHDAGNDANYTYKVQALGDGATYHDSPVSLESPANYFRDPWISSPDNPVVQAVKNQPFSCTFTAVGRRPCIFTFEPVTPSSLWSSFSMSEDGILTGLPSSAVGGNFYVYATNNYSTTQRLYTLSVKDPDQVPVLGMASMLAWDETFPGLASWGPVDGAAAYRLQLYRDSDPQGGPVDVTAGREYDFLPAIEETGTGIYHFSVTALGDGVNYVDGLSTGPSEAGYDYAAPLIAPAISILTLPEADLNEDYSQILTATGDPPISWSVTEGSLPAGLSLSRIGLLAGKPVSGGNFTFTVQAKNAAGSDTCTYTLSVREPEKILVGHFSFTPITGLVNGTAKTAEALGLPETGTLATQFSQVEATVNWDLDSCSYDPDDKDAQTFHVYGSFVLPEGVINPYGIPLATGIMVTVLEEVIPVYTVIYDGNGATGGATASSVHVVGQAQELTKNGFTRNFYLFTGWSLTAGGPVRFLDEESVIDLSGLDGDTITLYAVWQPVSFSIVYELDGGAADNPSSYTVESDEIELNPPLKTGYAFTGWSGT is encoded by the coding sequence GTGGCCGCCACGGGCGGGGATCACGGCGCGGGCATCGGCGGCGCCTATGTCGGCGTCAGCTCCGGCACGCCTGTGGGCCCCATCCTTATCAGCGGGGGCGGGGTGACGGCAAGCGGCAAGGGCGGCGGCGCCGGCATCGGCGGTGGCCGAAACGGCAGCGGCGACCAGATCACCATCAGCGGCGGTACGGTGACCGCCACGGGCAGCCAGGATGCCGCGGGCATCGGCGGCGGCTACTCGGGCGATTCCGGCCAGATCCGGATCACGGGCGGTACCGTTTTATCAAGCGGCGGATCAGGAGGCGCGGGAATTGGCTGCGGCAGGGATCGCAGCAACTGCTGCGTCATCATTACGGGCGGCAGCATCAAAGCTCAGGGTAGCGGCGGCGGACAGGACATCGGAACCGGAAACAACTACGCGGGCAATAAGTCCAACCCCACCAACGGCCCGGACAAGGGCAATCAACCGGTCTATCTGACCCGGGTCACCCTTCTGGGCTTGACGGCTCAAACCGGTGTGCCCGCCCTCCAGCAGGACGCGGGCTACCCCTACGGCTGCAGCGGAATGAAAACGGACAGCTCCGGCCTTTTGTGCCTCTATCTGCCGTCTGGGACGGAAACGACAGCCGCGGCCACATCAGACGGCACCTATACGGGCTCAATCACCACCACCGGTGACCACCAAACGGCCGGTACCTTGGAGAAGCTGGGTTACATCCAGCTTGCCTCGCCCAAGGGCCTGGCCTGGGGCCAGGATGTGCCTTGGCTGGCGGTCTGGAATCCGGTGGCAGGCGCGTCCGGCTACAAGATTTGGCTCTACCATGAGGGCGTCCAGCAAGGTGAAGTCATCCGGGTATCCGAAGCAAGCTGCGACCTGGATCAGGCCCTGCACGATGCGGGTAACGATGCCAATTACACTTACAAGGTGCAGGCCCTGGGCGACGGAGCAACCTATCATGACAGTCCGGTATCTCTCGAAAGTCCCGCCAATTATTTCCGCGATCCTTGGATTTCAAGTCCCGACAACCCGGTGGTTCAGGCCGTCAAAAATCAACCCTTCAGCTGTACCTTTACCGCGGTCGGCAGGCGGCCTTGCATCTTTACCTTTGAACCCGTCACCCCATCCAGCCTTTGGAGTTCTTTTTCCATGTCCGAGGATGGCATACTGACCGGCCTGCCTTCAAGCGCAGTGGGCGGAAATTTCTATGTTTATGCCACTAATAACTACAGCACGACACAAAGACTATACACCCTCTCAGTCAAAGATCCCGACCAGGTGCCCGTGCTTGGCATGGCTTCCATGCTGGCCTGGGACGAGACCTTTCCGGGCCTGGCGTCCTGGGGGCCGGTGGACGGGGCGGCCGCCTACCGCCTGCAGCTCTACCGCGACAGCGACCCCCAGGGAGGTCCGGTCGATGTCACTGCAGGGCGCGAATACGATTTTCTCCCGGCCATCGAGGAAACGGGCACCGGCATCTATCACTTTTCCGTCACGGCCCTTGGCGATGGCGTCAACTATGTGGACGGACTATCAACAGGGCCGAGTGAGGCCGGCTATGACTACGCAGCGCCCCTCATCGCCCCGGCCATCTCCATTCTGACACTTCCCGAGGCGGACTTGAACGAGGATTACAGCCAGATTTTGACGGCGACAGGCGATCCGCCCATCAGCTGGTCGGTGACGGAAGGGTCGCTTCCCGCTGGGCTCAGCCTGTCGAGAATCGGACTTCTTGCCGGCAAACCGGTCTCGGGAGGAAATTTCACTTTCACCGTCCAGGCTAAAAACGCAGCGGGAAGTGATACTTGTACCTACACCCTTTCGGTCCGCGAGCCGGAAAAAATCCTGGTCGGCCACTTTTCTTTTACACCCATCACCGGGCTGGTCAACGGCACGGCCAAAACGGCTGAAGCTTTGGGCCTTCCCGAAACGGGGACCCTGGCCACTCAGTTCAGCCAGGTCGAAGCGACCGTCAACTGGGACCTGGATTCCTGTTCTTACGATCCCGATGACAAGGATGCGCAGACCTTCCATGTCTATGGAAGCTTCGTCCTGCCGGAGGGTGTCATCAATCCTTACGGGATTCCCCTGGCTACCGGCATCATGGTTACCGTCCTTGAAGAGGTAATCCCGGTTTATACCGTGATCTACGATGGCAATGGTGCCACGGGGGGCGCGACCGCCAGCAGTGTCCATGTCGTCGGACAGGCACAGGAGCTCACAAAGAACGGATTTACCAGGAATTTCTATCTGTTTACCGGCTGGTCCTTGACGGCCGGAGGCCCGGTCCGCTTCCTGGACGAGGAAAGTGTCATCGACCTGTCCGGTCTTGATGGAGACACAATCACGCTTTACGCTGTATGGCAGCCTGTTTCCTTCTCAATTGTCTATGAACTGGACGGGGGGGCCGCCGACAACCCCTCAAGCTACACTGTCGAGAGCGATGAGATTGAACTGAATCCACCGCTAAAGACCGGTTATGCTTTCACCGGCTGGTCGGGCACG
- a CDS encoding carbohydrate-binding domain-containing protein, translating to MSMKAKRMVCLLFVAALGIALIPRPARADSQTVGDFVVTTDSTSGYAYDSSSHTLKFSAAGSYTVSMKTGVTTTQDNIIVDGGSQSNPIEIALNGVNISARDRSSFYMANPSHVRLILAAGTTNSFSNNLGAGITCLSASTLIIEGSGSLKATGPGAGIGGGFDDINETYDSGSGAIHIKGGTIEASSTLHGAGIGGSSAALNCGPVTISGGIVTAYGGTYCPGIGPGVITIPGSGALLPKLPSAAARWPPRAGITARASAAPMSASAPARLWAPSLSAGAG from the coding sequence ATGAGTATGAAAGCGAAACGCATGGTTTGCTTATTGTTTGTGGCGGCGCTGGGCATCGCCCTGATACCCCGGCCGGCCCGGGCGGATTCACAAACGGTTGGCGATTTTGTCGTCACAACAGACAGCACCTCCGGCTATGCTTACGACAGCAGCAGCCACACACTCAAATTTTCGGCCGCAGGCAGTTACACCGTTTCCATGAAAACCGGCGTCACCACCACGCAGGACAATATTATTGTTGACGGCGGAAGCCAGTCCAACCCCATCGAAATTGCCCTCAATGGTGTAAACATCAGCGCCCGGGACAGAAGCTCCTTTTACATGGCCAATCCATCCCATGTCAGGTTGATCCTGGCGGCGGGCACGACCAACAGTTTTTCAAACAACCTTGGGGCGGGGATCACCTGCCTGTCGGCATCGACCCTGATCATCGAGGGGAGCGGATCGCTGAAAGCGACCGGGCCGGGTGCGGGGATCGGCGGGGGCTTCGACGATATCAACGAGACTTACGACAGCGGCAGCGGTGCCATCCATATCAAGGGCGGAACCATTGAGGCGTCAAGCACCCTGCATGGTGCGGGCATCGGCGGCTCGAGCGCCGCCCTTAACTGCGGTCCGGTCACCATCAGCGGCGGTATCGTCACCGCCTATGGCGGTACCTATTGTCCGGGCATCGGCCCGGGCGTCATAACCATACCTGGGAGCGGGGCTCTGCTTCCCAAATTACCATCAGCGGCGGCACGGTGGCCGCCACGGGCGGGGATCACGGCGCGGGCATCGGCGGCGCCTATGTCGGCGTCAGCTCCGGCACGCCTGTGGGCCCCATCCTTATCAGCGGGGGCGGGGTGA
- a CDS encoding HlyD family efflux transporter periplasmic adaptor subunit, which translates to MSQDKVKLPAKRRKWWPWVLVVLLAALVTAVAVIPPRRQVPGANIRQATLERGSLTVTVIGTGQLGYDESSEIEVPAGLLVDHIYFDAGDQAARGDLMATFDSLSIRLAIDRVLSEIDNLDLAIARTPADTRVVRSVQAGRVKAIYIDKNDEAATAYEKHGAALLLSLDGRMAVTFESPAELERDDKLEILLSDGRSREGTVEKRDRGVYSVTLTDDGPEPGERVTVRTKEGEELGQGDLYVHRPLAIIATEGKVKQIHVSNNQKISAGKALFTLEDLPAGPAYDQLFADREEWEKKLRELLELEKTGELRAPFDLFVLDTRLKEGEKTGEKADMANRLQEAESVFPAFTVAPTGRFALSINIDELDVLSVRKGQQAAITFDAIENQVFVGTIDRVAAAAIEAGGIAKYPARILIEADQRMRPGMSVTATITVDEKKDILLLPVTALQESGGRIFVYTAKDEKSGSLTGEVDLETGLSDGDRVEITGGLREGETVFYKVTTTDNLFPFSPPGHRTGRNSQAGEGTADE; encoded by the coding sequence ATGAGCCAAGACAAAGTGAAATTACCGGCAAAAAGACGAAAATGGTGGCCCTGGGTCCTTGTGGTCCTCCTGGCCGCCTTGGTGACCGCGGTCGCGGTTATTCCGCCAAGACGCCAAGTTCCCGGGGCCAATATCCGCCAGGCCACTCTCGAAAGAGGAAGCCTGACGGTGACGGTGATCGGCACGGGACAACTGGGCTACGATGAGTCATCGGAAATTGAGGTTCCGGCGGGTCTTCTGGTCGATCATATTTACTTTGATGCCGGCGATCAGGCAGCCCGTGGCGATCTGATGGCCACCTTTGATTCCCTGTCTATCCGGCTTGCCATCGACCGGGTCCTGTCAGAGATTGATAACCTTGACCTGGCCATCGCCCGGACGCCGGCCGATACCAGGGTCGTCCGCTCCGTGCAGGCGGGCCGTGTCAAGGCTATCTACATCGATAAAAACGATGAGGCTGCCACAGCTTACGAGAAGCATGGGGCGGCCCTCCTCCTGTCACTGGATGGCCGGATGGCGGTGACCTTTGAAAGTCCGGCTGAGCTGGAAAGGGATGACAAGCTCGAGATTCTTTTATCCGACGGTAGAAGCAGGGAAGGGACAGTTGAAAAGAGAGACAGGGGTGTGTATTCCGTCACCTTGACCGATGACGGCCCGGAGCCGGGCGAACGGGTCACGGTCAGGACGAAAGAGGGTGAAGAGCTTGGACAGGGTGATCTTTACGTCCACCGCCCGCTCGCCATCATTGCGACTGAAGGAAAAGTCAAGCAAATTCACGTTTCCAATAACCAGAAGATTTCCGCCGGCAAGGCCCTTTTCACCTTGGAGGACCTGCCTGCCGGCCCGGCCTATGACCAATTGTTTGCCGACCGGGAGGAATGGGAGAAAAAACTCCGCGAGCTTCTGGAATTGGAAAAAACAGGTGAACTGCGGGCACCTTTTGATCTCTTTGTATTAGATACCCGCCTCAAAGAGGGTGAGAAGACGGGTGAAAAGGCGGATATGGCCAATCGCCTGCAGGAAGCGGAGTCAGTTTTCCCCGCTTTCACGGTGGCACCGACCGGCCGCTTCGCCCTGTCCATCAATATTGATGAGCTCGATGTCCTCTCGGTCAGGAAAGGCCAGCAGGCAGCCATCACCTTTGACGCCATCGAGAACCAGGTCTTTGTGGGAACCATCGACCGTGTGGCAGCCGCCGCCATTGAGGCGGGAGGAATTGCCAAATACCCGGCCAGGATCCTGATCGAAGCCGATCAGCGGATGCGTCCCGGCATGAGTGTGACGGCCACCATTACCGTTGATGAAAAGAAAGACATTTTGCTTCTTCCTGTTACCGCCCTCCAGGAAAGCGGCGGCCGCATTTTTGTCTACACGGCAAAAGATGAGAAAAGCGGCAGCCTCACAGGTGAGGTAGATCTTGAAACGGGCCTTTCCGACGGCGACAGGGTTGAGATTACCGGGGGTCTGAGGGAAGGTGAGACCGTCTTCTACAAGGTAACAACCACGGACAACCTCTTTCCCTTCAGTCCGCCGGGTCACCGGACGGGGAGAAACAGCCAGGCCGGTGAAGGGACAGCCGATGAATAA
- a CDS encoding ABC transporter ATP-binding protein — protein MIELHDVSKIYQVGGQEVRALDQASLTVREGEFVSIVGPSGSGKTTMMNIIGCLDVADSGQYILDGLPIDRYSDRELAAIRNRKIGFVFQGFNLLSRLTAEANVELPLIYQRLAMGDRKKLVNEALQRVDLYDRRKHKPQELSGGQQQRVAIARALVTRPSLLLADEPTGNLDSKTGAEIIELFHELHQSGNTILLITHNPDIAKTASRMVHIFDGKVYEEARA, from the coding sequence ATGATCGAACTTCATGACGTATCCAAGATCTACCAGGTTGGCGGTCAGGAGGTCCGGGCGCTTGACCAGGCCTCGCTGACGGTCCGGGAAGGGGAATTCGTCAGTATTGTCGGTCCCTCGGGCAGCGGCAAAACCACCATGATGAATATCATCGGCTGTCTGGATGTGGCGGACAGTGGCCAATACATCCTGGACGGCCTGCCCATTGACCGCTATTCCGACCGGGAACTGGCCGCAATCCGCAATCGCAAGATCGGATTTGTTTTCCAGGGGTTCAACCTGCTTTCCAGGCTGACTGCGGAGGCCAATGTGGAGTTGCCGCTGATTTATCAGCGGCTGGCCATGGGTGACCGCAAAAAGCTGGTCAATGAAGCCTTGCAGCGCGTCGACCTTTATGACAGACGCAAACACAAACCTCAAGAGCTGTCCGGCGGCCAGCAGCAGCGGGTTGCCATTGCCCGGGCCCTGGTGACCAGGCCCTCCCTCCTGCTGGCTGACGAACCGACAGGCAACCTTGACTCCAAGACAGGTGCCGAGATCATTGAATTATTCCATGAGCTGCACCAGTCAGGCAATACCATCCTGCTGATCACCCACAATCCCGATATCGCAAAAACAGCAAGCCGCATGGTACATATTTTTGACGGCAAGGTCTACGAGGAGGCAAGGGCATGA
- a CDS encoding FtsX-like permease family protein, with product MIFQSIRMAFDSITANKIRSFLTMLGIIIGVIALVVLVSLVSSASDSVTEQVSTLGTDLLTTMVFDDKGHPLKLADLDQLKSNPAIGQAAPLVQTLVTARHGYTEEPATLYGTLPSYGEIHHWQMRQGRFLKTSDIDNSSYVVVLSLEAADKFFGQSDPLNETMMLNGRPFTVVGVLEEDTSLMSVMTTSVKIYTPFTVLTRMSGVRGGISNFIVTPSNPRSMDEAEEALTSFLMRRLKEDDSAFFIFNQSNLMSVVGTVTDMLSYLLGGIAAISLLVGGIGIMNIMLVSVTERTKEIGIRKAVGAARGSILFQFLIEALVISLMGCAIGIVLSFGLLRVATLIAGGLIAFRLSLGIVLIAMGFAVIIGVLFGIYPAYKAAGKHPIEALRYEG from the coding sequence ATGATCTTCCAATCCATCCGCATGGCCTTTGACTCGATTACAGCCAACAAGATCCGTTCTTTTCTCACCATGCTGGGCATCATCATCGGGGTCATTGCCCTGGTCGTGCTGGTGTCCCTGGTCAGCAGCGCCTCCGACTCGGTCACGGAACAGGTCTCAACCCTGGGGACCGACCTTTTAACTACCATGGTCTTCGATGACAAGGGGCATCCACTGAAGCTGGCTGATCTTGACCAGCTCAAGTCCAACCCGGCCATCGGCCAGGCTGCCCCCCTGGTTCAAACCCTGGTTACCGCCCGGCACGGTTACACGGAGGAGCCGGCAACCCTCTATGGGACACTGCCTTCCTATGGGGAGATCCATCACTGGCAGATGCGGCAGGGCCGGTTTTTGAAGACAAGCGACATAGATAACAGTTCCTACGTCGTCGTGCTCAGCCTTGAGGCGGCGGACAAGTTTTTTGGCCAGTCCGATCCCCTGAATGAAACCATGATGTTGAATGGCAGGCCATTCACGGTCGTGGGAGTCTTGGAGGAAGACACTTCCCTCATGAGCGTCATGACGACTTCTGTCAAGATCTACACGCCCTTCACGGTGCTGACCCGCATGTCCGGCGTGCGCGGGGGTATCTCCAATTTCATTGTCACGCCTTCCAACCCCAGAAGCATGGACGAGGCGGAGGAAGCCCTGACTTCCTTTTTGATGCGGCGCCTCAAGGAGGATGACAGTGCCTTTTTCATCTTCAACCAGTCCAACCTGATGAGCGTGGTCGGAACGGTGACCGACATGCTGTCCTATTTGCTGGGCGGCATTGCCGCCATTTCCCTCCTGGTCGGCGGCATCGGCATCATGAACATCATGCTGGTTTCAGTGACGGAACGGACCAAAGAGATCGGCATCCGCAAAGCTGTCGGCGCCGCCAGAGGCAGCATCCTCTTCCAGTTCCTGATCGAGGCCCTGGTGATCAGCCTCATGGGCTGCGCCATCGGTATTGTCTTATCCTTTGGCCTGCTCCGGGTTGCAACGCTGATTGCCGGGGGACTTATTGCTTTCCGTCTTTCGCTTGGGATCGTTTTAATCGCCATGGGCTTTGCGGTCATCATCGGCGTTCTTTTCGGCATTTATCCTGCCTACAAGGCAGCCGGCAAACACCCCATCGAAGCCCTCAGATACGAAGGATAG
- a CDS encoding NADP transhydrogenase subunit alpha gives MRVTVVGAGNSGLAMAAHVSLGGHQVTLWNRTRSSIERLIDHPVIHCDGVISGHIPIHRATSDISIALEDPDLILITTPAYAHRDLADLIARNISRETLILLNPGRTFGALEFRMIYEKANPKLPQTIAEAQTIIYTCRRTGADTVHIVALKSDVLLSTFKASDNAAVIARLPACIRDFFIPARSMIETSIGNVGMILHCAPLLLNAGWTENETNIYKYYYDGITPTISGLLEKLDHERIGVSRALDHRVETTREWLKRTYHITGETLYECLQNNEAYKKIDAPQTLQHRYILEDVPCGLVPLEAVGLAHGVDMSHTSLIIDLASRLMGIDFRKGGRNLESLGLGKGKQCLHDLMEELPDA, from the coding sequence ATGAGAGTTACTGTCGTCGGGGCGGGTAATTCCGGCTTGGCCATGGCTGCGCATGTTAGCTTGGGCGGCCATCAGGTCACTTTATGGAACCGGACCCGATCATCCATCGAAAGACTGATTGATCACCCGGTCATTCATTGTGACGGTGTCATCAGCGGGCACATTCCCATCCATCGGGCAACCAGCGATATCTCCATTGCCCTGGAGGATCCCGACCTGATTCTGATCACAACACCTGCCTACGCGCATCGGGATCTGGCAGATCTGATCGCCAGGAACATCAGCAGGGAAACACTGATTCTTCTGAACCCTGGAAGGACTTTCGGCGCCCTGGAGTTCCGGATGATCTACGAGAAGGCCAATCCAAAACTCCCCCAGACCATCGCCGAGGCACAGACCATCATCTACACCTGCCGCAGGACCGGGGCTGACACAGTCCACATAGTCGCCTTGAAATCCGATGTACTCCTTTCTACTTTCAAAGCCAGTGACAATGCGGCCGTTATCGCCAGGCTCCCGGCCTGCATCAGGGATTTTTTCATCCCGGCCCGTTCAATGATCGAGACGTCGATCGGCAATGTGGGCATGATCCTGCACTGCGCACCGTTGCTTTTAAATGCGGGCTGGACGGAAAACGAAACAAATATCTACAAGTACTATTACGACGGAATCACGCCGACCATCAGCGGGCTTCTCGAAAAACTGGACCATGAGCGCATCGGTGTCTCGCGGGCGCTCGATCATCGGGTTGAAACAACCAGGGAATGGTTGAAGCGGACCTACCACATCACGGGCGAAACCCTTTATGAATGTCTTCAAAATAATGAAGCCTACAAGAAAATTGATGCCCCCCAGACCCTGCAGCACCGCTACATCCTGGAGGATGTGCCGTGCGGTCTGGTTCCTCTGGAAGCCGTCGGTCTGGCCCACGGGGTCGACATGTCTCACACCAGCCTGATCATCGACCTGGCGTCCAGACTCATGGGAATCGATTTTCGAAAAGGCGGACGCAATTTGGAGAGCCTGGGGCTGGGGAAAGGTAAGCAATGCCTGCATGACCTGATGGAAGAGCTGCCTGATGCATAG
- a CDS encoding cobalamin-binding protein, which yields MHRGDGPVYGLIKPSADAHTLGIHTVAELLGECGYQVVHAGQEAAGALSLCMHEAKRRLVIDWIVKSKIRRLGISYRLDEEDAIHMVGYLVEALKERRLFSFQGGPLDLLFFAGLPAACEAIHNAHGGLVVTFKGGETPEETLEKMGVPADRIPPELQESSLYDRARLDFGKWLIDSQGYTAHPFPDRSGYREYGSRSDTLTRRLDANRAPRSEPLIRAHAGPYSSLVSREESVSEFIRWAKELAQGGFLDILSIGSSQLTQSNFGEDWGDQPNGGGVPVNSPDEYRMIYQASRPMLVRTYAGTKNIPQLARMHEETMNICWHALSLWWFNQLDGRGPYDLYTNLQQHTETLDFIAETRKPFEANVPHHFAFRGADDVTYIVSGYLAAKLAKQKGIRTFILQTMLNTPRMTWGIRDLAKTRALLKMVKTLEDPDFRLILQPRAGLDYFKPDLYEARIQLAAVTALMDDIEPRDESSPPLVHVVSYSEASHLATPAIIGESVRISLSALNQYRDLRRKGDVDDMGRHAGVEVQAAELIREARAIVRAIENSIPDPYSAEGFYTLFTAGFLPVPYLWGDREEFRRAKDWVSKPIKGGIRLVDPQTSSVLTVGDRITKAQSHLDEARYLLRQRMAENPPLSDL from the coding sequence ATGCATAGGGGGGATGGTCCGGTTTACGGCCTGATCAAGCCCTCTGCCGATGCCCACACCCTGGGAATACACACAGTCGCCGAACTGCTGGGCGAATGCGGCTATCAGGTAGTCCATGCCGGCCAGGAAGCTGCCGGAGCGCTCAGTCTCTGCATGCATGAGGCCAAGCGCCGGCTGGTGATCGACTGGATCGTAAAAAGCAAGATCCGGAGGCTGGGAATCAGCTACCGCCTAGATGAAGAAGATGCCATCCATATGGTGGGTTATCTGGTCGAAGCGCTCAAAGAGCGGCGCCTATTCTCCTTTCAGGGGGGCCCGCTGGACCTGCTTTTTTTTGCCGGCCTGCCCGCAGCCTGTGAAGCCATCCATAATGCCCATGGCGGCCTGGTCGTAACCTTCAAGGGAGGGGAGACGCCGGAAGAGACCCTGGAGAAAATGGGCGTTCCCGCGGATCGCATCCCCCCCGAGCTTCAGGAAAGCAGCCTCTATGACCGGGCCAGGCTTGACTTTGGCAAATGGCTCATTGATTCACAGGGCTACACCGCCCATCCGTTTCCGGATCGGTCCGGCTATCGGGAGTACGGAAGCCGGAGCGATACGCTGACCCGAAGGCTTGACGCCAACCGGGCCCCCCGCTCCGAACCCTTGATCAGGGCGCATGCCGGCCCTTACTCTTCTTTGGTTTCCCGGGAGGAATCCGTTTCGGAATTTATCCGGTGGGCCAAGGAACTGGCGCAGGGAGGTTTTCTGGACATTCTCTCCATCGGCAGCTCCCAGCTGACCCAATCCAATTTTGGCGAGGACTGGGGGGATCAACCGAACGGCGGAGGTGTTCCCGTCAATTCACCGGATGAATACCGGATGATCTACCAGGCGTCAAGGCCGATGCTGGTGAGAACCTACGCCGGCACAAAAAATATCCCCCAACTGGCCCGCATGCACGAAGAAACCATGAACATCTGCTGGCACGCCCTGTCCCTGTGGTGGTTCAATCAGCTGGACGGACGGGGTCCCTATGACCTCTACACCAATCTGCAGCAACACACGGAAACCCTGGACTTTATCGCGGAAACCCGCAAACCTTTCGAAGCCAATGTTCCCCACCATTTCGCCTTCCGGGGGGCAGATGATGTGACTTACATCGTTTCAGGCTACCTGGCAGCCAAACTGGCCAAGCAAAAGGGGATCAGGACCTTCATCCTCCAAACCATGCTGAACACGCCCCGGATGACCTGGGGGATCCGGGACCTGGCCAAGACGCGGGCGCTCCTCAAGATGGTCAAAACCCTGGAAGATCCCGACTTCAGGCTTATCCTCCAGCCCAGGGCCGGCCTCGACTATTTCAAGCCTGATCTCTATGAAGCCAGGATCCAGCTGGCCGCCGTGACCGCCCTCATGGACGACATTGAACCCCGCGATGAATCCAGTCCGCCCCTTGTCCATGTGGTCAGTTACTCCGAGGCCTCACACCTGGCGACACCGGCAATTATCGGGGAGAGTGTCCGGATTTCCCTGTCCGCCCTCAATCAATACCGGGATTTAAGGCGAAAAGGGGATGTTGACGATATGGGGAGGCATGCCGGTGTTGAGGTGCAGGCAGCTGAACTGATCCGGGAGGCCCGCGCGATTGTCCGGGCCATTGAAAACTCGATCCCGGACCCCTACAGCGCGGAAGGTTTTTATACGCTCTTTACAGCCGGTTTTCTGCCCGTTCCCTACCTCTGGGGTGACCGGGAAGAATTCAGACGTGCCAAAGACTGGGTTTCCAAGCCGATCAAAGGGGGGATCCGGCTGGTCGACCCGCAGACTTCATCGGTACTGACCGTGGGTGACCGGATCACCAAGGCGCAAAGCCATCTGGATGAGGCCCGCTACCTTCTGCGCCAGCGGATGGCAGAGAACCCGCCCCTATCTGATCTTTGA
- a CDS encoding heavy-metal-associated domain-containing protein has product MKSAIIQLETLICPSCSQKIAAALKQLDGVEGESVTVSFSSSRAKLDFDETQVTLRDIENAIDRVGFEVVKSKIR; this is encoded by the coding sequence ATGAAATCTGCAATCATCCAGTTGGAAACACTGATCTGCCCTTCCTGTTCCCAAAAGATCGCAGCAGCCTTGAAGCAACTTGATGGCGTTGAAGGAGAATCCGTCACCGTCTCATTTAGCTCCAGCCGGGCCAAACTCGACTTCGACGAGACACAAGTGACCCTCCGGGACATTGAAAATGCCATCGACCGGGTCGGCTTCGAAGTTGTGAAGTCAAAGATCAGATAG